The genomic stretch ATGATTTGATAAAAAAATTTTTTTGTATTTCTTCAATAGTTGCTACTTGATTTGGAATAGTATAACTATAAAATTCTTTTTTACTCATTGGTAATATCCTAATTTCTAATTCTTCCATTTTTATCTCTCCCCATTTTTAATAATCTTTTAATACTAATAAATTATATAATAAATATTCTAAAATTCCAATATTTTTAATTTATTTTTTAATAAAAATAGATTTTTATTGAAAAAAATGTTACTATTCAAATGTAATAATTAAATTTTATTGAGGAGGAAAATTTTTATGGAAAATTTAAAGTTGAATAGTTTTTTAGAATATAAATTTTTATCAAATTTAGATTTTAATCCTGATGGTAGTAATTTAGCTTTTAGTATTAGTGAAGCAGATTTAGAAAAAAATTCTTACAAACATTTTATTTACAACTTAGATACAAAAAATAAAGAAATTAAAAAATTAACTCACTCTGGAAAAGAAAAAAATTCTCTTTGGTTAAATAACAATACTATTTTATTTTCAGCTGATAGAGATAAAGATATAGAAGAAAAGAAAAAACTTGGAGAAACTTGGACTATATATTATGCACTAGATATTAAAAATGGTGGTGAAGCCTATGAATATATGAGGCTACCTATTGATGTAACAGAAATTAAAATAATTGATGAAAATAACTTTATACTTACAGCTGATTTTGACAATAATTCACTTAATTTGAATGATTTAAAAGGTGAAGAAAGAGAAAAAGCAATTAAACAAATTGAAGAAAATAAAGATTATGAAGTTTTAGATGAAATCCCATTTTGGAGTAATGGAAATGGTTTTAGAAATAAAAAAAGAAATAGACTTTATCACTTTGAGAAATTAAACAATAAATTAATTCCTATTTCTGATGAATATACAAATATTGAGGTATTTAATATAAAAGAAAATAAAATTATTTTTATAGGCAGAACTTATAAAGATAAACAAGGTTTAACTGTAGGACTTTGGACTTTTGATATTAAAAATAATAAATTAGAAACAATTATTCCTGATAATCTTTATGATATTAGTTATGCAAATTTTATTGAAGATAAAATAATCTGTGCTTTAAGTGATATGAAAGAATATGGTATAAATGAAAATCATAAAATATATTTGATAGACAGTAATAAAAATATAAATCTTTTATATGATAATGACACTTGGCTTGCTTGTACAGTTGGATGTGATTGTAGATTAGGTGGAGGAAAATCATTTAAAGTAGTTGGAAATAAACTATATTTTCTATCCACAATAGCAGATAGTGTTTAACTAAGTTCACTTGACACAAATGGGAAAGTTGAAGTTTTATCTTCTGAAAATGGAAGTATAGATTTTTTTGATATAGCAAATAATGAAATCTATTATGTTGGAATGAGAAATTATACTTTGCAAGAAATTTACAAATTAGAAAATAATTCTTCTATTAAATTAAGTTCTTTCAATGATGAAATAAATAAAAAATATAAGATATCAAAACCAGAAGTTTTTGATTTTACTACAAATGGAGATACAACAAAAGGTTTTGTAATTTACCCTGTTGACTATGATAAAAATAAAACTTATCCTGCAATACTTGATATACATGGTGGGCCTAAAACAGTTTATGGTGATGTTTATTATCATGAAATGCAAGTTTGGGCAAATATGGGTTACTTTGTAATATTTACTAATCCACATGGTAGTGATGGGTATGGAAATAAATTTGCAGATATAAGAGGAAAATATGGAACTATTGACTATGAAGATTTAATGAACTTCACTGATTATGTTTTAGAAAAATATCCTATCGATAAATGAAGAGTTGGAGTAACAGGTGGTTCTTATGGTGGATATATGACTAACTGGATAATAGGACATACAGATAAATTTAAGTGTGCAGCCTCTCAAAGAAGCATATCTAACTGGATTTCAAAATTTGGTACAACAGATATAGGTTATTATTTTAATGCAGACCAAAACCAAGCTACTCCTTGGATAAATCATGATAAATTATGGTGGCACTCTCCACTAAAATATGCAGATAAAGCTAAAACACCAACTTTATTTATTCATTCAGAAGAAGATTATAGATGTTGGTTAGCAGAAGGCTTACAAATGTTTACTGCTTTAAAATATCATGGAGTAGAAGCTAGATTATGTATGTTTAGAGGAGAAAATCATGAATTATCAAGAAGTGGAAAACCTAAACATAGAATTAGAAGATTAATGGAAATTACAAATTGGTTTGAAAAATATTTAAAGTAATAAAATGATGTGGAAGGTGGTTTATGAAAAAAAATATATTAAGAATTTTTTTGTTTTTAATTATTTCTATTATGAGTTTTGCAGCAAGTTTTAGAATTTCTGATTTAAATGTAGAGGCTAAACTTCAAAAAGATGGTTCAATGCTTGTTAGTGAAGCTGTAACTTATGATATAGATGAGATAAATGGAGTATATTTTGATATTGATGCTAAAGGCTATGGTGGAATAACTTCCTTACAAGTTTTTGAAGATGAAGTCCATTATGAAAATAATGTCATTTCTTATAGAGAAGTTGACCCTGTAAATTATGAAGTTACGGAAAATGATGGAGTCTATAGAATAAAACTTTATTCAAAAAATTATAACAATGTAAGGACATTTAAGTTTGTTTATACATTACCAGAAGCTATAAAAGTTTATGATGATGTGGCTCAATTAAATAGAAAAATGGTAGGACAAGATTGGCAACAAGGAATATCAACTGTTAGAGTGACTATTGAACTTCCTGTATCAAAAGATTATGACAATTCAAAAGTTTTAGTCTTTGGACATGGACCATTGACTGGTGAAGTTGATAAAGTAGAAAATACTGTTGTGTATAAATTGGATGATTACTATCCAGGAGATTTTTTAGAAGCTCACATTTTAATGGAGCCTGAAATATTTTCAGAATTTGACCCATCAAAAGTAATACATAAAAATATGAAACAAGAACTTTTAGATATGGAAGCAAGATTAGCTGATGAAGCTAATGCAGAAAGAGAAAATGCTTTAAAAAGAGAGGAAGCTTATAAAAAGTTAAATGAGAAAGCCAATTTAGTTTTAGGTGCAGAAGTATCTATATGGGCAATTTTAATGTACTATATTCATGGAATATTTAAAAGAAAAAATAAATCTAAAAATAATGATGTAAAATATTTAAGAGATTTACCTGATGATTCTTCTCCTGCTCTTGTTGGTGGAGTAATGACAAAAAGTGTCAATGATAATGAAATACTTGCAACAATTGTTGATTTAATTAGAAGAAAAGTTTTAACACTTGAAACTTCTGATAAAAATACTATAATAACTTTAACAGGAAGTACAGAGAAATTATCTGCTCAGGAAAAAGCTATAATAGATATTTATATAAATGATTTTGGAGATGGAAA from Fusobacterium hwasookii encodes the following:
- a CDS encoding DUF2207 domain-containing protein gives rise to the protein MKKNILRIFLFLIISIMSFAASFRISDLNVEAKLQKDGSMLVSEAVTYDIDEINGVYFDIDAKGYGGITSLQVFEDEVHYENNVISYREVDPVNYEVTENDGVYRIKLYSKNYNNVRTFKFVYTLPEAIKVYDDVAQLNRKMVGQDWQQGISTVRVTIELPVSKDYDNSKVLVFGHGPLTGEVDKVENTVVYKLDDYYPGDFLEAHILMEPEIFSEFDPSKVIHKNMKQELLDMEARLADEANAERENALKREEAYKKLNEKANLVLGAEVSIWAILMYYIHGIFKRKNKSKNNDVKYLRDLPDDSSPALVGGVMTKSVNDNEILATIVDLIRRKVLTLETSDKNTIITLTGSTEKLSAQEKAIIDIYINDFGDGKSLDLKSFGFFSKVPMSTARKFEKWSSYIIAEMNRKGLVYENIGCGMMFIFMLLSAVFAFGGIIQAALTENPLFIFGIPLGIVLFFSAGTAKYPSKKIADFNVKWQAFKNFLSDYSQLEEAKITSIHLWEQYFVYAVALGVSDKVVKAYKKALDMGIITEADGMGNLAYSPIFNSNFSRSFSNLNGMVSKTNSRANSTIASTRRSSSSGGGGGFSSGSSGGGGSRGGGGGF